One window of the Nocardia huaxiensis genome contains the following:
- a CDS encoding NAD-dependent epimerase/dehydratase family protein — MRVLLIGASGYVGSAVAEHLSSLGQEVVALERPGAAATGYETRTGDLTDPASLTAAVTPDIDAVVNLATPSGDAAVDAAAITALTDPLRGTGKPFVYTSGIWVLGATDGADETTPTNPIPIVGYRPDIERQVLALADADVRAAVIRPGIVHGRGGGIPALLVDLARKHEAPVVVADPAVVWPMVHIDDLADLFAKVVDAAPAGSVWHGISQPAVPVADLAVAAGRAAGVSGEIKVWPLDEARAELGALFADALALSQAITGRAGIDRLRWEPAGPDVISDLTSGSYR; from the coding sequence ATGCGAGTACTACTCATCGGTGCCAGCGGCTATGTGGGTTCCGCTGTCGCCGAACACCTTTCATCGCTCGGCCAGGAGGTCGTGGCGCTCGAACGCCCCGGCGCCGCCGCGACCGGGTACGAGACCCGCACGGGAGATCTGACCGACCCGGCCTCGCTGACCGCCGCGGTCACCCCCGACATCGACGCCGTCGTCAACCTGGCCACCCCCAGCGGCGATGCGGCCGTCGACGCGGCCGCGATCACCGCGCTGACCGATCCGCTGCGCGGCACCGGCAAGCCGTTCGTCTACACCAGTGGAATCTGGGTGCTCGGCGCGACCGACGGGGCCGACGAAACCACGCCGACCAACCCGATTCCCATCGTCGGGTACCGTCCCGACATCGAACGCCAGGTCCTCGCGCTCGCCGACGCGGATGTCCGCGCGGCCGTCATCCGCCCCGGTATCGTGCACGGCCGTGGCGGCGGCATCCCCGCCCTCCTGGTCGATCTGGCCCGCAAGCACGAGGCGCCCGTGGTCGTCGCCGACCCCGCGGTCGTGTGGCCCATGGTCCACATCGACGATCTGGCCGACCTTTTCGCCAAGGTCGTCGACGCCGCGCCCGCCGGTTCGGTCTGGCACGGCATCAGTCAGCCCGCCGTCCCGGTCGCAGACCTGGCCGTGGCCGCCGGCCGGGCGGCCGGCGTCTCCGGTGAGATCAAGGTCTGGCCTCTCGACGAGGCCCGAGCCGAACTGGGCGCGCTCTTCGCCGACGCCCTGGCGCTGAGCCAGGCCATCACCGGTCG
- a CDS encoding DUF779 domain-containing protein, with protein sequence MPPNAIPARVRATAAAMDLLHRLRTTHGPLMLHQSGGCCDGSAPMCYPAGEFRIGDRDVLLGLLDLRLRAGDMPAAAVEPEDAVPVWISGPQFAAWRHTQLVLDVVPGRGSGFSLEAPEGCRFLSRARVFSPAELENLAAQEPLTGADWASGRRPDPPSEPQVVTEAADACPVPGGR encoded by the coding sequence ATGCCCCCCAACGCGATTCCGGCGCGCGTGCGCGCCACCGCGGCGGCGATGGACCTCCTCCATCGCCTCCGCACCACGCACGGCCCCCTCATGCTGCACCAGTCCGGCGGCTGCTGCGACGGCTCCGCCCCCATGTGCTATCCCGCAGGCGAATTCCGGATCGGCGACCGGGACGTGCTGCTCGGCCTGCTCGATCTGCGCCTGCGGGCGGGGGATATGCCCGCAGCCGCTGTCGAGCCGGAAGACGCGGTCCCCGTGTGGATTTCCGGCCCGCAGTTCGCCGCGTGGCGGCACACGCAGCTGGTCCTGGATGTCGTCCCCGGCCGCGGTTCCGGTTTCAGCCTCGAGGCGCCAGAGGGTTGCCGATTCCTCAGCCGGGCACGAGTTTTCAGCCCGGCGGAACTCGAAAACCTTGCCGCGCAAGAACCCCTGACCGGGGCGGACTGGGCTTCGGGCCGACGACCGGACCCGCCCTCCGAACCGCAGGTGGTCACCGAGGCCGCTGACGCCTGCCCCGTCCCCGGCGGCCGGTGA
- the adh gene encoding aldehyde dehydrogenase, translating to MTVFARPGTPEAAMSFQARYDNWIGGEWVAPVKGQYFENPTPVTGQAFCEVARGTAEDIELALDAAHAAAPAWGKTSVAERAVLLNKIADRMADNLEALALAETWDNGKPIRETLAADIPLAIDHFRYFAGAIRAQEGSLSQIDDDTVAYHFHEPLGVVGQIIPWNFPILMAVWKLAPALAAGNAVVLKPAEQTPASILFLMSLIGDLLPPGVVNVVNGFGVEAGKPLASSPRIRKIAFTGETTTGRLIMQYASENLIPVTLELGGKSPNIFFSDVLAADDDFRDKALEGFTMFALNQGEVCTCPSRALIQAGIYDDFLGAAVVRTKAVKQGDPLDTETMIGAQASNDQLEKILSYIEIGKGEGATLLTGGERADLGGDLSGGYYVQPTVFTGDNSMRIFQEEIFGPVVSVTSFADYDDAVKIANDTLYGLGAGVWSRDGSVAYRVGRDIQAGRVWTNTYHQYPAHAAFGGYKQSGIGRETHRMMLDHYQQTKNLLVSYAPKAMGFF from the coding sequence ATGACCGTCTTCGCCCGCCCCGGAACGCCCGAGGCCGCCATGTCGTTCCAGGCCCGCTACGACAACTGGATCGGCGGGGAATGGGTGGCGCCCGTCAAGGGGCAGTACTTCGAGAATCCGACTCCCGTTACGGGACAAGCCTTCTGCGAGGTGGCGCGGGGCACGGCCGAGGACATCGAGCTGGCGCTGGATGCCGCGCACGCCGCCGCGCCCGCGTGGGGCAAGACCTCGGTCGCCGAGCGGGCCGTCCTGCTCAACAAGATCGCCGACCGGATGGCGGACAACCTGGAGGCGCTCGCGCTCGCGGAGACCTGGGACAACGGCAAGCCCATCCGCGAGACCCTGGCCGCCGACATCCCGCTCGCCATCGACCACTTCCGCTACTTCGCGGGAGCCATTCGCGCACAAGAGGGTTCACTGTCGCAGATCGACGACGACACCGTCGCCTACCACTTCCACGAGCCGCTCGGCGTGGTCGGCCAGATCATTCCGTGGAACTTCCCGATCCTCATGGCGGTGTGGAAGCTGGCCCCCGCGCTGGCGGCCGGAAACGCGGTGGTGCTCAAGCCCGCCGAGCAGACCCCGGCCTCGATCCTGTTCCTGATGAGCCTCATCGGCGACCTGCTCCCGCCGGGAGTCGTCAACGTGGTCAATGGATTCGGCGTGGAGGCGGGCAAGCCGCTGGCCTCCAGCCCGCGCATCCGCAAGATCGCCTTCACCGGTGAGACCACCACCGGCCGCCTCATCATGCAGTACGCCTCGGAGAACCTGATCCCGGTCACTCTGGAGCTGGGCGGCAAGAGCCCCAATATCTTCTTCTCCGATGTGCTTGCGGCCGACGACGATTTCCGCGACAAGGCCCTCGAGGGTTTCACCATGTTCGCGCTCAATCAGGGCGAGGTCTGCACCTGCCCGTCCCGCGCGCTCATTCAGGCCGGCATCTACGACGACTTCCTCGGCGCGGCGGTGGTTCGCACCAAGGCCGTCAAGCAGGGCGACCCGCTCGACACCGAGACCATGATCGGCGCCCAGGCCAGCAACGACCAGCTCGAAAAGATCCTGTCCTACATCGAGATCGGCAAGGGTGAGGGCGCGACCCTGCTCACCGGCGGCGAGCGCGCCGACCTCGGCGGTGACCTGTCCGGCGGCTACTACGTGCAGCCGACCGTCTTCACCGGCGACAATTCCATGCGCATTTTCCAGGAGGAGATCTTCGGCCCCGTGGTCTCGGTGACCTCCTTCGCCGACTACGACGATGCTGTCAAGATCGCCAACGACACCCTGTACGGTCTCGGCGCCGGCGTCTGGTCCCGTGACGGCAGTGTCGCCTACCGGGTGGGTCGCGACATCCAGGCCGGCCGGGTCTGGACCAACACCTATCACCAGTACCCCGCGCACGCCGCCTTCGGCGGCTACAAGCAGTCCGGCATCGGCCGCGAAACCCATCGCATGATGCTCGACCACTATCAGCAGACCAAGAACCTCCTGGTCAGCTACGCACCCAAGGCCATGGGCTTCTTCTGA